A stretch of the Flavobacterium sp. 5 genome encodes the following:
- a CDS encoding outer membrane lipoprotein carrier protein LolA: MKTILALTMVFFIGLTTQAQDTKAKALLDKVTAKVKSYDNITIDFKYSLNNAKENINQDSKGTVVMKGNQYVLNFMGITKLFDGKKTYTIVPEDEEITVSTLNEKDETTITPSKMLTFFNKGYKFSMDIVQNVNGKKIQYIKLVSTNPKDQRKEILVGVDSKTNNLYNVIEIGKKGTKTTLTVNSFKTNQALPKNQFTFAASKYPNYTINKLD; encoded by the coding sequence ATGAAAACAATTTTGGCACTTACAATGGTCTTTTTTATTGGATTAACAACTCAGGCACAAGATACAAAAGCAAAGGCCTTATTAGACAAAGTAACTGCCAAAGTAAAAAGTTACGATAACATTACCATTGATTTTAAATATTCATTAAATAATGCTAAAGAGAATATCAATCAGGATAGTAAAGGAACTGTTGTTATGAAAGGCAATCAATATGTTTTGAATTTCATGGGAATTACTAAGCTTTTTGATGGAAAAAAAACATATACTATTGTTCCCGAAGATGAAGAAATTACTGTTTCTACACTAAATGAAAAAGATGAAACTACCATTACTCCTTCAAAAATGTTGACTTTTTTTAATAAAGGCTATAAATTTTCGATGGATATTGTTCAAAATGTTAACGGTAAAAAAATACAATACATTAAACTGGTTTCTACCAATCCAAAAGATCAAAGAAAAGAGATTTTAGTAGGTGTTGATTCTAAAACCAACAACCTCTACAATGTAATTGAAATTGGTAAAAAAGGAACAAAAACTACCTTAACAGTGAATTCTTTTAAAACAAACCAAGCATTACCAAAAAATCAATTTACCTTTGCGGCAAGTAAATATCCTAACTATACCATCAATAAATTAGACTAA
- a CDS encoding LptF/LptG family permease: MKILDKYLLKTFLGTFATVFVILFFVFILQTVWLFIADLAGKDLDFMMVVKFLAFAMPRIIPLVLPLSILLASIMSFGNLSEHYEFAAMKSSGISLQRAMRSLTIAITILSIIAFFFANNVIPYAEFKFINFRKNIAQAKPALAITEGQFSDVGMYNIKVNKKSGKNGNHLTGITIHQKSQNGDGSKTVIRATDGELVSNEGTNLLQLVLNDGNYYQDIVPKKYEERGKLPFAKSSFKKYRINIDLSQMNKVDTKDESVSNNNMLNVSDLKYTLDSLTKNRDAEIIAFSENSGTRIQTLNNNSPPVQTQKKPLLKNLLSVYNNEQKSKILNAASSSTQSNLYSIDATKTELDNKKKNINVHILSLNDKFVIVYACFLMFFIGAPLGAIIRKGGIGLPIVFAVLIFISFHFINTFGKRISQEDGLAPFLGSWMSSIILTPLALLLTYRATNDIGLINLDVLFTPIQKAFQKVYQKIIPSQNKE, encoded by the coding sequence GTGAAAATTCTAGACAAATATTTATTAAAAACATTTCTAGGTACATTTGCTACGGTATTTGTAATCCTCTTTTTTGTATTCATACTTCAAACAGTTTGGTTATTTATTGCCGATTTAGCTGGTAAAGACCTAGACTTCATGATGGTCGTTAAATTTTTGGCTTTTGCGATGCCACGAATTATACCTTTAGTATTGCCTCTTTCTATATTACTGGCTTCAATAATGTCTTTTGGAAATTTATCTGAGCATTATGAGTTTGCTGCGATGAAATCATCTGGTATTTCATTGCAAAGAGCCATGAGAAGCTTGACTATTGCCATTACTATATTGAGTATTATTGCCTTTTTCTTTGCAAACAATGTAATTCCTTATGCTGAATTTAAGTTCATCAATTTCAGAAAAAACATTGCACAAGCCAAACCTGCTCTTGCTATTACCGAAGGACAATTCAGCGATGTTGGAATGTATAATATTAAGGTCAATAAAAAGTCAGGAAAAAACGGAAATCATCTTACTGGCATTACGATTCATCAAAAATCTCAAAATGGTGATGGCAGCAAAACTGTAATCCGTGCTACAGATGGAGAATTAGTTAGTAACGAAGGAACCAATCTTCTTCAATTAGTTTTGAATGATGGTAATTACTATCAAGATATCGTACCCAAAAAGTATGAGGAGAGAGGAAAATTACCATTTGCAAAAAGTTCGTTTAAAAAATACCGCATTAACATAGATTTATCTCAAATGAATAAAGTAGATACCAAAGACGAATCGGTATCAAACAATAACATGCTAAATGTTAGTGATTTAAAATACACTTTAGATTCATTGACTAAAAATAGAGATGCAGAAATTATTGCTTTTTCAGAAAATAGCGGTACCAGGATACAAACTTTAAACAATAATAGTCCTCCTGTTCAAACCCAAAAAAAACCATTGTTAAAAAATTTATTATCGGTTTACAATAACGAACAAAAAAGTAAAATCTTAAATGCAGCTAGTAGTAGTACTCAAAGCAATTTGTATTCTATTGATGCTACAAAAACAGAACTAGACAATAAAAAGAAAAACATAAACGTCCATATTTTATCTTTAAATGATAAGTTTGTCATTGTATATGCTTGTTTCTTAATGTTTTTTATTGGTGCTCCTTTGGGTGCTATTATTCGAAAGGGAGGCATTGGTTTGCCAATCGTATTTGCTGTATTGATCTTTATTTCCTTTCACTTTATCAATACTTTTGGCAAAAGAATTTCGCAAGAAGATGGCTTAGCTCCTTTTCTTGGTTCCTGGATGTCATCAATAATCTTAACCCCACTAGCACTTTTACTAACCTATCGTGCCACAAATGATATTGGTTTAATCAATTTAGACGTACTCTTTACGCCTATCCAAAAAGCATTTCAAAAAGTGTATCAAAAAATAATTCCATCTCAAAATAAAGAATAA
- the ribB gene encoding 3,4-dihydroxy-2-butanone-4-phosphate synthase, protein MSATKIQLNTIEEAIEDIRQGKVIIVVDDEDRENEGDFLAAADKITPEMINFMATHGRGLICAPLTESRCKELDLRAMVSNNTDHMETAFTVSVDLKGNGVTTGISAADRAKTVLSLVDPNTKPHDLARPGHIFPLVAKQGGVLRRTGHTEAAIDFARLAGFKSAGVICEILNEDGTMARLPQLVVVAKKFNLKLVSIEDLVAYRMQHDSLIVKKEDFDIETRFGTFRLRAYEQTTNKQIHIALTKGTWNLGEAILTRIHSSQVNNDLLGTLTNNVDQQLDDMFKIINEDGKGAVIFINQDMTAVNLLNRISELKALQSNGTMKAPKVVIDTKDYGIGAQILHDIDISKIRLVSNTQQTKRVGMIGYGLEITEYVTY, encoded by the coding sequence ATGTCTGCCACAAAAATACAACTCAACACTATAGAAGAAGCTATCGAAGACATTCGTCAAGGTAAAGTAATAATTGTTGTTGATGATGAAGATCGCGAAAATGAAGGTGATTTTTTGGCTGCTGCCGATAAAATAACTCCTGAAATGATCAACTTTATGGCCACACATGGTCGTGGATTAATATGTGCGCCATTAACCGAAAGCCGATGCAAGGAACTTGACTTACGTGCCATGGTTAGCAACAATACCGATCATATGGAAACTGCTTTTACGGTTTCTGTTGATTTAAAAGGAAATGGAGTTACCACAGGAATTTCTGCTGCTGACAGAGCTAAGACTGTTTTATCATTAGTCGATCCAAATACCAAACCACACGATTTAGCGCGTCCTGGACACATTTTTCCCTTAGTTGCCAAACAAGGTGGTGTTTTAAGAAGAACAGGACATACAGAAGCTGCTATTGATTTTGCAAGATTAGCTGGTTTTAAATCGGCCGGGGTTATTTGCGAAATTTTAAATGAGGATGGAACAATGGCCCGTTTACCACAATTGGTTGTTGTAGCGAAAAAGTTCAATTTAAAATTAGTTTCAATTGAAGATTTGGTTGCCTACAGAATGCAACATGACAGTCTGATTGTTAAAAAAGAAGATTTTGATATCGAAACCCGTTTTGGAACTTTCCGACTAAGAGCTTACGAACAAACAACCAACAAACAAATTCATATTGCTTTAACGAAAGGAACATGGAATCTTGGAGAAGCTATATTAACCCGTATTCATTCCTCGCAGGTAAATAATGATTTATTAGGCACTTTAACCAATAACGTGGACCAACAACTGGATGATATGTTTAAAATCATCAATGAAGACGGAAAAGGTGCTGTAATCTTTATTAATCAGGATATGACGGCTGTGAATTTGCTTAATCGAATCTCCGAATTGAAAGCATTACAATCGAATGGTACAATGAAAGCTCCAAAAGTAGTTATTGATACCAAAGATTATGGAATTGGAGCTCAAATTCTTCATGATATTGATATTTCAAAAATTAGATTAGTGTCTAATACACAACAAACAAAACGTGTTGGGATGATTGGTTATGGTCTTGAAATTACAGAATATGTAACGTATTAG
- a CDS encoding S9 family peptidase, translating to MGKSLYADKEGYLRNSPILHAENIKTPLLLWSGKKDRIVPIHKSEAFYLALQRLRLQNIFLAYPDEGHSISNTENQVDLTNRVQQWFDYFLKDKTDEEWISKGTTFD from the coding sequence ATGGGTAAATCGCTGTATGCGGACAAAGAAGGCTATTTACGAAACTCGCCAATCCTGCATGCCGAAAATATAAAAACTCCGTTATTGCTCTGGTCGGGAAAAAAGGACCGCATTGTTCCAATACATAAGAGCGAAGCCTTTTATCTTGCTTTGCAGCGGTTAAGACTGCAAAATATATTTCTGGCATATCCCGATGAAGGGCATTCAATTTCAAATACAGAAAATCAAGTCGATCTGACCAATCGGGTACAGCAGTGGTTTGACTATTTTTTAAAGGATAAAACGGATGAAGAGTGGATTTCGAAAGGCACTACCTTTGATTAG